The following are encoded together in the Lactuca sativa cultivar Salinas chromosome 1, Lsat_Salinas_v11, whole genome shotgun sequence genome:
- the LOC111910690 gene encoding protein FAR1-RELATED SEQUENCE 5-like, producing the protein MAARWVSSPEDEINDVQTASVDDDFLSSDDEFCSTDDNPAFGKVDIIDDHNERDFTVLENIDQSIQLPDATDIELCKERKYDCLDQHLVIAGKSYWIPAVPDDVKPIINHKYPSDDAIEDMYRRFACATGFDVRKSTNKKKRGIVYIKYLLCNREEKHNHPLISRDNMLFARHHRQLDDTKKSFILAMSNQNIGATIAHRLYTSILGGYNFVGGLIDDFKNYMRDLNCFIGGSDAQMLVDKLNNKKENVKNFSFEYRVENKQLNVIFWADETSKINYKEFGDVVSFDATFRTNRYHMVFVPFTGIDNHKRCVTFGVGLLSREDTDSYIWLLKSFLKAFGKQPLLVLSDQDSTMKKAIEAVFPQSIHWLCMWYITSKLPLKLFILVYVSLNIINNPEFRKKFNFLIWNLRLEVDDFEVGWKSLLNEYKLTDNKWLDDMHGLRHFWIPASFKHVPLSGLMRTTSSSETAMEKQRFT; encoded by the exons ATGGCCGCCAGGTGGGTTTCTTCTCCTG AGGACGAGATCAATGATGTTCAAACTGCATCAGTCGATGACGATTTTTTGTCAAGTGATGATGAATTTTGTTCGACTGATGATAATCCCGCATTCGGAAAAGTCGACATCATAGATGACCACAATGAACGAGATTTCACAGTTCTTGAAAATATTGATCAATCAATTCAACTTCctg ATGCTACAGACATTGAATTATGTAAAGAGAGAAAATATGATTGCCTTGATCAACACTTGGTAATAGCTGGTAAATCGTATTGGATTCCTGCTGTCCCTGATGATGTTAAGCcaataataaaccataaataccCATCTGACGATGCAATTGAAGACATGTACAGAAGATTTGCATGCGCAACAGGTTTTGATGTTAGAAAGTCAACAAACAAAAAGAAGCGTGGAATTGTGTACATTAAATATCTTCTATGTAACAGGGAAG AAAAACACAATCATCCACTTATATCAAGAGACAATATGTTGTTTGCACGTCATCATAGGCAGTTGGATGACACTAAAAAATCTTTCATTCTTGCAATGTCTAATCAGAATATTGGTGCAACCATAGCTCACAGGTTGTATACAAGTATTCTTGGTGGTTACAATTTTGTAGGCGGTCTAATTGATGACTTCAAAAATTACATGAGGGATCTCAATTGCTTTATAGGTGGTAGTGATGCTCAGATGCTAGTCGACAAGCTGAATAACAAAAAAGAGAATGTTAAGAATTTTTCTTTTGAGTATCGAGTTGAGAATAAGCAGTTGAATGTTATTTTCTGGGCAGATGAAACATCCAAGATCAATTATAAAGAGTTTGGTGATGTAGTTTCTTTCGATGCTACTTTTCGAACTAACAG GTACCATATGGTTTTTGTCCCTTTTACTGGAATTGATAATCATAAGAGGTGTGTCACTTTTGGTGTTGGCTTGTTGAGCAGAGAAGACACTGATTCCTATATATGGTTGTTGAAATCTTTTCTTAAAGCTTTTGGAAAACAACCATTGTTGGTTTTATCTGACCAAGACTCTACAATGAAGAAAGCCATCGAAGCTGTTTTCCCACAATCGATTCATTGGCTTTGCATGTGGTATATTACATCTAAATTGCCATTGAAGTTATTTATTCTTGTCTAT GTTTCTCTGAACATTATCAACAACCCCGAATTTCGTAAAAAGTTCAACTTCTTGATATGGAATTTGAGGCTTGAAGTTGATGACTTTGAGGTAGGGTGGAAGTCCTTATTGAATGAATATAAGCTCACAGATAATAAATGGCTGGATGATATGCATGGATTGAGACATTTCTGGATACCTGCATCTTTCAAGCATGTACCTTTATCAGGATTGATGAGAACCACATCTAGTTCTGAAA cTGCTATGGAGAAGCAAAGATTCACTTAG